The nucleotide window AGTTGCCATATAATATAGTCTACATGTAATAGGGACTTTTCCTCAATATTGGTTTGTCTGATAGTTGCTTACGTGAGGTTCAAGCTATACAGGCAGGGCGGTGTTCTCAGGGCACCACGTCTGCAGGCACATAATCCTTATTTGCCCTCATTGGTGCTGTTCACTTGGATTGTCCTCAGGTCAAGGTATTGTTCTGTTATTCCTCAGTGTAGTGACTCTTTCCCTTGCACTAATCATTCCATTACTACCATGAAAATATAGTGCTCATCAAACTTTTCCCTTCTGTATTAGGtagatatataattaaaaattctttttaaattttaaaaggcgCATATTGTGTTCCATCCTAACCAGTTTTAAGTGTGTAGTTCCGTAACTAGTGTTAAGTAGGTTCACGttgttgtgaaacagatctccagaacttttcagtCTTCTAAAACTAAAACTCTAGACCCATgaaataactccccatttccccttcccccagcccctgacaaccaccattctactttgtttctctgAATTTGACTGACTTAGATGTCTTatagtggaatcatatggtatctgttttgacttattgcacttagcataatgtcaaGGTTTATCTTTATGTTGTAACGTGACAATTTacattttaaggctgaataatattccattgtacgtacatacctcattttatttaccTATCTGTCTTTTGATGggcacttggattgtttccacttcttagctattgtgaataatcctgctatgaacatgggtgtgcaattatctctttgagaccctgtgttcagttattttggatatatacccagaactGTGTGTACAGGCgtgaagttttaattttggggggcttagaggcacatttttattttgtaaaattttctgtTGTGTACAGCTTATTAATTTCATTTGTCCTAAGATTAAATTTTGACATGGTAACCAATCTCCAGAGATGTAATGTGAACCAAAATCGTGCTTTACGGTTTCCTCCTTTATGAGTTAGCCTGTTGCtaatttaaggaagaagtaattTCTGAAAACATCTACTTGAGTTGAAATAAATcaggattattatttttcaagtggttaactgcatataattttttcctaCTGTAGATTCTTTAAGAGAACATAATTCTGGgaaggaaaagtttatttttgttttctgtttattggAGGGAGGTCTGGTTCAGCCAGAACACTGGGGTCTGTCTCAGCTAACCTGCTGAATTATTTTCTGAGTGTTGAATTCCTCGGGACCCCTGTTTGCTTGCCTAAAATAGTAATAccttagttttttgtttctttatttttactgtacaatatttttaaaagaatttcctcCTACAGTTGGAGCTTGGCAACCAgaatttgaaggaagaaaatgagaatcagTTGTGCACTGTTAAACTGTTgtaaacaggaaggaaaagagtaTAATCCTAGGTCAGAGATGAGGTGATTGAGGTTGCTGTGAAGTTAATGCAGATAAACAAAATACCggcatttaaaaaacactttcagAATAAGAGGTAAGAGTTGTTGGTAaacattttttgctttgtttgaagTGTTCCTGTGGAAAGGGAATTTGAATGATAATTTTTACTCTAAGAAGTGATGCCTAATTTAGGTATAGGATTGATTGGTAATGCTAGAAATCTTAAGCAAGCAAATATCCTAATTTTATTAGTGGGTGATTAAGAGCTTCATTTAGTCAAAGCTAGAATCCTCCATGGAATTCAGACCTCTAAAGTAGAACccaaatattagaaaacattcTTATCATTTCTCTAATAgtcacattttgaattttgctgTATTAAATACTTTATATTACATTGGTTTCACCTTTACATTAGCTGAggatacttttcctttctttcttgccttgaCACAAAATAACAAGCACCAGTATTCTCCCTCCTCAAGATTTTGGCATTAATCATTACTCCAAAATTATTAAGAAGATAActagttttaaaacttaattttatagaTTCACAGCAATTTGCCAAGATAGTTCAGAGAGGTCTCTGGTGTACTTCACCTGGTTTTCCTtggaagctatttttattttttaaaaaagtttttaaaagattaaaaaccaaatttttttaaagtttattttgagagagctgcttaggttgggaaggggcagagggagagagagaatcccaagcagactctgatagtgcaagagcccgatgcaggactcaaactcacaaaccacgaggtcatgacctgagctgaagttaggtgctgaaccaactgagccacccaggcacctctttaaaagattatttttatttttattattaatttctttaaaagatttttaaagtaatctctgtacccaacatgaggctcaaacgcACAATCCTGAGATCCAAAGTCAcatattctaccaactgagccagccaggtgccccagtagcttttttttttttttcttaattttttttaaaggtttacttatttttgagagcgagagagagcgagcgagcaggggaggggcagagagagagggagacacagaacctgaagcagaatccaggctgtcagctgtcagcacagagcccactgcaggggcttgaactcacaggccatgagatcatgagctgagccaaagttgggatactttactgactgaaccagccaaggTACCCAGGAGCTATTTTTAATTAAGCTATAATacctgaatatttttcctttagagTTTTTGGGTAGTGGTTAAAGATTACTGAAAATAGGTAAGGGTTAGGATGAGTCCCTGATACATTAATACCTTCGTGCTGCACAAAGAAAGggtgaggaaaagaggaaagatgctttgtgtcttatttattacTCATGTATTTGTGAAAAGTTCTTTTAGAAAAAGCTCAGGCAAGGGATGTTAGTCAGCTTTCCACCTCTCTGTGATTGAAGTCTTCCTCTGCTGAGGTCACCCTTTGAACACTCAAAGGAGACCTAAATACCTTCACCTTAGAAAAAGCGAAAGCAAAAgttcttgttaaaaatttaaattctgctTTCCACCCTAGGGGAGGGTCTTAGGATTGTCTTGTGGCAAGGGCTTAGGAATCTCCATTTTCAACCACCACAGAGTATTATGTTGCAGATTTTGAGAAATTagactttgtgattttttttttttaagacataccccctttttttttttttttaatccatgcccaacctgaggcttgaactcatgactctgactgagatcaagagtcacatgctctactgactgagccagccaggtgctccaagaggGTATAGTTTTGTAGCTACTTTATATTCTTACTAAGGTTACAGTATCGTGAattagtggttttcaaacttttgagcatagttacaaatatattttatgtgagcatctgtatatacatacatagatgaAACGGATTCATTGCAGTTTCATATATTTAcactctgattttaaaaatttaaatcatagtTGTGATCCTAGAAATTGATATCTCAACCAGCATCTCCACCCTTAGTTACTAAGTGTTGCCCATGTTAGGGAGACAACTGAGATGGAGTGGTACATTGATACCCCTTTTCTTCTTAAAGTGATTTAATCTTTCTGGTCCtttgagaaagtttccttaacaaatatttttctgcttttgccAATCATGCACCACTCACAGTTATCAGcttggctccccccacccccacaccctctTTCGGTGCCATATTACACAATGAAGTGCCTTCCTGTGTTagtaaaaaaaacattgaatGCTTGTATTTTATATGCTTAAGAGGGACAGGTGAGGGAAAAACCCCAGGTATGAAATTAATGTTTGTATTAAACTCTCTGAGGAAAAATATCAGATTCCACAGCTTATTTGATATAAAGTTCTAAAATAATTGGCTAGATAATCCCACTTTGAGATTATAAATTAAGGTTATAGAAATGTTCCTTAAGTCTAGTAAATTAGTTGAAAATAGGatcaaattaattaaatgaagtaaATTTTAGTCAAGAAAAATGGCTGACATTTTCCTGTTAATCCTTACCTGAATCCTTAGTGGTAGGAAATAGTGTTACCCATTTACACAAAAAATTTATCTAGTGAGGTTTAGTAACACCTATGGATATAGAGTTGGTAAGAACAGGTGTGAAAGTTTACCTCAGACATTAGGATGATTATGGTTTTAGTTATGCCTAATAAAGGAATGGCATGTTTTTTTTGTTCCACTGTGAAAACACCATGTGAGAGTGCAGGGGGGCAAAATGATAGCTTCTTAAATGGTAGAAATTTTAATGCTAATACCAGTTGTGGTTCTCACCTTAGATAAGTTACATTGTTTTATATAGCTCTATGTTAAAATCCAAGAATCACCTGTCCTGTCATCTTGAAAAAGTGGTCATTGAGCATATAAGAGAACAGGCTAAATGCCCAGAGTGCCTTGCAAGTAAATAGGAAGCCAACATTAAGTACCAGATACTAGAATAGAAAGCCACTTGGCAGAGTCTGATAGAGGAGAGTGTCCTTTGTGGATTAGCCCAGATTCAAATTTGTCCCACCCTAGGTAAaagctttcctcttcctttgtAGTTTGTAAGTATTTCTCTCAAACTGTTGGTTTGTGGTCACCAAATAGAAGACTTCAGGAAGAAAATGATTTGGGTGTTAGAACCAGATAGAACTTAGTGGTGTTGGCTCTTACTGTATCCCTGTCCGCGTTTGGGTGTGTTTATAGTCCTAAGAATGTAATCTCAACATTTCTTCCCAACAGAGATATTCTGAACCCTTTGGGGGACATAAGGACATTTTAGAGAGTAGAGAGTATGAGAACCAAGACTCATTCTCATGAAAAACAGACATGTAAAACATTTGCATCTTACGAGTTCAGGCTGCCTGAAGCCGGTCCGTGGGTTGGTTCTAAGCACCTCTGCCTTAAAGGATTGACATTAGAATTGTATTCACTGGTATTCAAACAGCATCAAATAGTGCTTAAAAGTAATGTGTTAACATGTATATGATGACATTTTTTTGGTagtgtggctttatttttatgtGCAGGAGTCTGAGTGTGGCAAGTTTAGCTTTAAGAGTTCTTGATGTTTAGCCCAGGAGGATTAAACCACAGTGATTTCTAAGTCTACATGAGAAACAAGGTTATGTTGACCCCTGTTTTATTAGAAACGGAGAATTGTAAAGATTCGTGTTCTGTACCAGTGCTTTGCAAATTTGGTCGGGACCAGTTTTAAAATCCATGTAATGTGTCATATTACATAATATGAGGTTAAAAGTATTTAGTGAAACTGTGGCGTAagtgtctatatatgtatacatgcatgtatacataaATGTTTTAGATTGcagtgtgaaaatatttttttaatgtgtgatgTGTGTTTTAAACAGTTAGAAAGCCACAGCTCTATACCTGTCTGCTTGTGTGCTAACTTGAGCATCTGaatgtctcatatttttatgattttgcaGGGCAGGAGGTAGATGAAGGGCTGAAGAGTTAGGGTGCAAGATGAGTTAAAGGAGCACAGCTATCTTTGAATCTTTAGTGATTAAACAAAGTTGAGATGGGGTTTTACTGATTCAGTGTTTTGGGATAGTTAAGGCTGAATTTGTTTTGTGAAGCTTTTGAAAGCTCATATAACCAGAGAGAGATATGTATGTTGCAGATTCATAGTCGCATTTACTAGACTTGTCCGTAGTCCAGCGAATGTAATATCAAATGTCATTTCATATTAAGCTACCTGATAGAATGAATGCCTTTCTGATTCAAGACCGAAAGGTCTATTTTAAATAGTCTCAGTTATTCTGGCACTGCTTAGAACAATCGTTTGAGTTTATACCTAGACATATAATCTGTTTAGCCCTAAGATATGGGACCAATGAAAAATTGAAGGGCTTTAGGATTTTGGGGGTGAGGTGGTCAgttggtatttgtttttattctttaatatgaaatAGTTTTCAGGAAAGCCATACAAACAAACATTAGGTGTTGTTGCAGTTTAAGAAACTGAATCTTAGACACTTacttaatgactttttttctttcatttctttccaaggTTTGGGCCCCATGGGATCCCTGTGACAGTATTTCCCAAAAGGGAATATAAGGACAAACCTGAAGCCATGCAGCTCCAAAGTAATACATTCCAAGAAGGGACGGAAGTCAAGCGTGAAGTGAACGGTGCTGTTCCTGATGACCCTTCTCCAGTCTCGCCTCCCGAGCCGAGCCTGGCTGAAAGCCTGTGGACTTGCAAACCACCACCTCTCTTCCATGAAGGAGCACCTTATCCTCCCCCTTTGTTTATCAGGGACACATATAACCAGTCAATACCTCAGCCACCTCCTCGGAAAATCAAGCGACCCAAACGAAAAATGTACAGGGAAGAGCCTACTTCAATAATGAATGCTATTAAACTACGACCCAGGCAAGTCCTGTGTGACAAATGTAAAAACAGTGTTGTtgctgaaaaaaaggaaattagaaaaggtAGCAGTGCAAGTGACTCTTCTAAATACGAAGACAAGAAACGGAAAAACGAAAGTGTAACTACTGtgaacaaaaaactgaaaactgacCATAAAGTGGATgggaaaaaccaaaatgaaagcCAGAGAAGAAATACTGTGGTTAAGGTTTCCAGTATTGCTCACAGCAGAGGCAGAGTAGTCAAAGTTTCTGCTCAGGCAAATACATCAAAAGCTCAGTTAAGTACTAAAAAAGTGCTCCAGAGTAAGAACATGGATCATGCAAAAGCTCGGGAAGTGTTGAAAATTGCCAAAGAAAAGGCACAGAAGAAGCAGAGCGAAACCTCTACATCCAAAAATGCACACTCAAAAGTCCATTTCACACGTCGATATCAGAGTCCTAGCTCAGGTTCCCTTCCACCCCGGGTTCGTTTAAAACCACAGAGGTACAGGAATGAAGAGAATGACTCTTCTTTGAAGACAGGACTTGAGAAAATTCGGAGTGGCAAGATGGCACCCAAGCCCCAGTCTCGCTGCACCTCCACCCGCTCAGCAGGTGAGGCCCCTTCAGAAAATCAGAGTCCCTCAAAAGGCCCCGAAGAGGCCAGCAGTGAGGTTCAGGACACCAATGACATGCTTGTGCCTGGTGAGCGGGATGAACCACAGACACTGGGCAAAAAGGGCAGCAAAAGCAGTATCTCTGTTTACATGACCCTAAATCAAAAGAAACCTGACTCTTCCAGTGCTTCCGTGTGTAGCATTGATAGCACAGATGATTTGAAATCCTCCAACTCTGAGTGTAGTTCTTCTGAAAGCTTTGATTTTCCTCCAGGCAGTATGCATGCACCTTCcacctcctccacttcctcctcttcaaaggaagagaaaaagctcAGTAATTCCTTGAAAATGAAAGTCTTTTCCAAAAACGTCTCTAAATGCGTCACACCAGATGGCAGGACCATATGTGTAGGGGACATTGTTTGGGCCAAGATCTATGGCTTTCCTTGGTGGCCAGCCCGTATTCTTACTATAACTGTGAGCCGGAAAGATAGCGGCCTTTTAGTCCGACAGGAGGCCCGTATTTCATGGTTTGGGTCTCCAACAACCTCTTTTCTTGCTCTTTCGCAACTCTCCCCCTTTTTAGAAAACTTCCAGTCACGCTTTAATAAGAAGAGAAAGGGCCTGTATCGCAAGGCTATCACAGAGGCGGCTAAGGCTGCCAAGCAGCTGACCCCTGAAGTGCGGGCTCTGTTGACACAGTTTGAAACGTGAACATGGACAGTAAGGTAGGCAAGAACCATCGGAAGGCGCCACAGATTTTCTAGTCTAGTTAGGAGTAACTTCTACAAAATAGCTTGGCCAAATCGGAGAGAGAAATTGTACTCAGTTGGCTGCTTTTTTATACTTACCTTATAGCCATTTTTAGACTGAGAAGCTAAAATTGAACAAGCAATCAATTTGTCTTAAGGAAGTGAGATTTCAgcagtatttttcagttttgaagtCAAACCATCCCAAGGCATAGGAGCCATAGCCTCaactgaaaatgaatttttgCAGGGACTGTTAATTGCCATTTGTACCTTgtactgtatgtgtgtatatttatatatatatacacacacatacataatatgtgtgtatatgcatacatacatatatacatacatacacacatacacatatatatgtatgtgtgtgtatatatatatatatatatatatatatatatatgagatagaGCCTGTCACTATGTGACACAGGTTGCATATTTGGGATTGCAGTAAGGGCTGgtgagctgggggcggggggtggtaaTAGTGTGGATATTTAATGATGTCTTGTTTTTAACTAATGAACACTTAGCCTTTCTATGTGCATAATGGTGCAAGAGTTTGATACTTAGGTGTTTGACAGACTGAGATGCTTGCTATTCAGTTGCAGACTGGGGAAAGAGCCCGGTATTTGGGGGTAAGACTTTCAAGGCTGACTAGGTTTTTGAATCATCACTCTCTTTTGTCCAATGGGGATTTAACAAAAACTTTCAAATTTCTGGTTTGGGAGTTTAGGTAGGTTTATCTTTGGATGTGTAAATAGTTGATTGCTAAATTTGGTCAGATTTCTCCTGACTGGCTGTTCCTAAATTCTTAGGATACGTCCTGGTAAATTACACTTTGTGAATTAATTGTCATATGTGTAATTGTTGCATTTTGGATGTACctaatttgataatttttaaaagatatttccgTTTAAGGTATCTGTTTGCAggtcagaaaatgagaaaatgtaattgTGTAAATGctctgaaatgtaaaaaaaaaaaaaaaagctgtaaataAAATCGACTAAATCcaaattatttgtgtgtgtttctcaaaaagctttgaaaaatttcaagatgGTAGAAAATTATTTGTTAGTGTGTAGaggagatgaaaaaaatcaaacttttattttcctatttgtcCTATCAGAGAATATATCTGAGTATAGATGAAATTCAAGTAAGTGATCCTCATAATcttaaaatgaagttttatagCATATAGGTCTGATGTGCTTCTAGATTTGAGACACTCTTCCCGCCAATTTCTCATAAACGTGTGGGgttaattttcctcatttttagcCTTAATATTTCATCACATGGTTCTTGTAATTACAACCAGTCTCTCTTCCACCTGGTCTTCTGCCTCAGGTATCCTTGCTTTTGGGGCTAGTAATTTAGATCACTATTTTTCTACATGGTCCATGTAGATTTAACTTTCCATTTTTAGCTTTTCATTGTTAGTGAAAAATAGATCTGATTGCCTGTGGAGGCAAGTTTATCCCAAGACTTTTcaagttgctttcatttttttgtgtgtgtctaacttacttttaaatttgATGCAATATCAATTTGACatggaaaattgaaaattttaagtagaGCAACTTTTTGTGTAATTCTAAGTAATCCAATTTGAAATCTCTTAGTTGCCTATGGAATTAATGGAGATTAAAATCCATAATCTGTCAGCTTCCTTAAGGTTATGGACTTCTATGATTTATGCACTGATTTCTGCAAAAGCAAGTAGAATTTCTTCTGGGGAACTCAGTCAATGCTTTTTGATTATAATAAACACACAATTGAAAAAAACAATGTTGCACTTGAATAGAACATATTCTTTCCTGCAAACAGAAACAactatactatttttaaaattctttgattaTAACAGGTTGAAAGACGTTCACAGCATGATTGAGGGGttttaaggaattaaaatatttttggggggtaTTTGTTTCAGATTAATGAATTTGTTcagatatttttgaaagtttgaaatCTAAGGTTCAGAAAGATTTAAACAGGGCAAAGCAAAAAGTCccttaaaatatgtaatttcaaGGCTTCATGTAATGATCCAGGTGAGTTTTGTCTTAACGCAGTGGGTTTGACTGTGGATATTGCTAATAAATAGAAGCTTTGGCAAATGTGCTCTGGTTGCATAAACCGAATTTGATTTCAGAAGCCAtggagaaaaaagtaacaaagtcCTGGTTGTTGAGTAAAATAACATCCAATTTTATGTAGTCCATACCACTGAGGGAAAGGTTGAAATATAATCAGTAATGTGCATGATCTCTAATTATCTTGCCAAATATTCCCTCTGTTTTAAACTGTGGCACATTTCATTTGAAGTTTCCATAGGGGAAGAAACTTT belongs to Acinonyx jubatus isolate Ajub_Pintada_27869175 chromosome A1, VMU_Ajub_asm_v1.0, whole genome shotgun sequence and includes:
- the PWWP2A gene encoding PWWP domain-containing protein 2A isoform X2, producing MAAVAAEAAATAASPGEGGAGEAEPEMEPIPGSEAGTDPLPVTATEASVPDGEADGQQSSPQADEPPLPPPPPPPGELSRSPEAAGPELEAEEKLPARVAEPAAAAPQGGPELPPSPAPQPEQPPAPEERQEPPLPQPAAPALVPPAGGDSAVSQLIPGSEVRVTLDHIIEDALVVSFRLGEKLFSGVLMDLSKRFGPHGIPVTVFPKREYKDKPEAMQLQSNTFQEGTEVKREVNGAVPDDPSPVSPPEPSLAESLWTCKPPPLFHEGAPYPPPLFIRDTYNQSIPQPPPRKIKRPKRKMYREEPTSIMNAIKLRPRQVLCDKCKNSVVAEKKEIRKGSSASDSSKYEDKKRKNESVTTVNKKLKTDHKVDGKNQNESQRRNTVVKVSSIAHSRGRVVKVSAQANTSKAQLSTKKVLQSKNMDHAKAREVLKIAKEKAQKKQSETSTSKNAHSKVHFTRRYQSPSSGSLPPRVRLKPQRYRNEENDSSLKTGLEKIRSGKMAPKPQSRCTSTRSAVTSSTEVLNLQFVKKPVSAKRSKVKRNKTRSQQMAAITSDSDESCCSLTVSDRPLWIQTGSIEVNSETGRSVCAKPCHKVKRASCHHLIILNTKTLAGCWFHGPVPQ
- the PWWP2A gene encoding PWWP domain-containing protein 2A isoform X9, producing MAAVAAEAAATAASPGEGGAGEAEPEMEPIPGSEAGTDPLPVTATEASVPDGEADGQQSSPQADEPPLPPPPPPPGELSRSPEAAGPELEAEEKLPARVAEPAAAAPQGGPELPPSPAPQPEQPPAPEERQEPPLPQPAAPALVPPAGGDSAVSQLIPGSEVRVTLDHIIEDALVVSFRLGEKLFSGVLMDLSKRFGPHGIPVTVFPKREYKDKPEAMQLQSNTFQEGTEVKREVNGAVPDDPSPVSPPEPSLAESLWTCKPPPLFHEGAPYPPPLFIRDTYNQSIPQPPPRKIKRPKRKMYREEPTSIMNAIKLRPRQVLCDKCKNSVVAEKKEIRKGSSASDSSKYEDKKRKNESVTTVNKKLKTDHKVDGKNQNESQRRNTVVKVSSIAHSRGRVVKVSAQANTSKAQLSTKKVLQSKNMDHAKAREVLKIAKEKAQKKQSETSTSKNAHSKVHFTRRYQSPSSGSLPPRVRLKPQRYRNEENDSSLKTGLEKIRSGKMAPKPQSRCTSTRSAGLNKWQLLHQTVTSPAAPLQCLTDHCGFRLGALKLTVKRAAQRH
- the PWWP2A gene encoding PWWP domain-containing protein 2A isoform X10, which gives rise to MAAVAAEAAATAASPGEGGAGEAEPEMEPIPGSEAGTDPLPVTATEASVPDGEADGQQSSPQADEPPLPPPPPPPGELSRSPEAAGPELEAEEKLPARVAEPAAAAPQGGPELPPSPAPQPEQPPAPEERQEPPLPQPAAPALVPPAGGDSAVSQLIPGSEVRVTLDHIIEDALVVSFRLGEKLFSGVLMDLSKRFGPHGIPVTVFPKREYKDKPEAMQLQSNTFQEGTEVKREVNGAVPDDPSPVSPPEPSLAESLWTCKPPPLFHEGAPYPPPLFIRDTYNQSIPQPPPRKIKRPKRKMYREEPTSIMNAIKLRPRQVLCDKCKNSVVAEKKEIRKGSSASDSSKYEDKKRKNESVTTVNKKLKTDHKVDGKNQNESQRRNTVVKVSSIAHSRGRVVKVSAQANTSKAQLSTKKVLQSKNMDHAKAREVLKIAKEKAQKKQSETSTSKNAHSKVHFTRRYQSPSSGSLPPRVRLKPQRYRNEENDSSLKTGLEKIRSGKMAPKPQSRCTSTRSAENFQSRFNKKRKGLYRKAITEAAKAAKQLTPEVRALLTQFET
- the PWWP2A gene encoding PWWP domain-containing protein 2A isoform X5, encoding MRLIVKERDSVVCMLLNQTEMKASDCVRIWISNLQKEGAKRFGPHGIPVTVFPKREYKDKPEAMQLQSNTFQEGTEVKREVNGAVPDDPSPVSPPEPSLAESLWTCKPPPLFHEGAPYPPPLFIRDTYNQSIPQPPPRKIKRPKRKMYREEPTSIMNAIKLRPRQVLCDKCKNSVVAEKKEIRKGSSASDSSKYEDKKRKNESVTTVNKKLKTDHKVDGKNQNESQRRNTVVKVSSIAHSRGRVVKVSAQANTSKAQLSTKKVLQSKNMDHAKAREVLKIAKEKAQKKQSETSTSKNAHSKVHFTRRYQSPSSGSLPPRVRLKPQRYRNEENDSSLKTGLEKIRSGKMAPKPQSRCTSTRSAGEAPSENQSPSKGPEEASSEVQDTNDMLVPGERDEPQTLGKKGSKSSISVYMTLNQKKPDSSSASVCSIDSTDDLKSSNSECSSSESFDFPPGSMHAPSTSSTSSSSKEEKKLSNSLKMKVFSKNVSKCVTPDGRTICVGDIVWAKIYGFPWWPARILTITVSRKDSGLLVRQEARISWFGSPTTSFLALSQLSPFLENFQSRFNKKRKGLYRKAITEAAKAAKQLTPEVRALLTQFET
- the PWWP2A gene encoding PWWP domain-containing protein 2A isoform X3, which gives rise to MAAVAAEAAATAASPGEGGAGEAEPEMEPIPGSEAGTDPLPVTATEASVPDGEADGQQSSPQADEPPLPPPPPPPGELSRSPEAAGPELEAEEKLPARVAEPAAAAPQGGPELPPSPAPQPEQPPAPEERQEPPLPQPAAPALVPPAGGDSAVSQLIPGSEVRVTLDHIIEDALVVSFRLGEKLFSGVLMDLSKRFGPHGIPVTVFPKREYKDKPEAMQLQSNTFQEGTEVKREVNGAVPDDPSPVSPPEPSLAESLWTCKPPPLFHEGAPYPPPLFIRDTYNQSIPQPPPRKIKRPKRKMYREEPTSIMNAIKLRPRQVLCDKCKNSVVAEKKEIRKGSSASDSSKYEDKKRKNESVTTVNKKLKTDHKVDGKNQNESQRRNTVVKVSSIAHSRGRVVKVSAQANTSKAQLSTKKVLQSKNMDHAKAREVLKIAKEKAQKKQSETSTSKNAHSKVHFTRRYQSPSSGSLPPRVRLKPQRYRNEENDSSLKTGLEKIRSGKMAPKPQSRCTSTRSAGLNKWQLLHQTVTSPAAPLQCLTDHCGFRLGALKLTVKRAEAKTTFTFHSDVCSVEAIFHCLRKSMIECPHKDISRLLVSWTCTTVTQNTRASGLNEIGDSDF
- the PWWP2A gene encoding PWWP domain-containing protein 2A isoform X6 encodes the protein MQINKIPAFKKHFQNKRFGPHGIPVTVFPKREYKDKPEAMQLQSNTFQEGTEVKREVNGAVPDDPSPVSPPEPSLAESLWTCKPPPLFHEGAPYPPPLFIRDTYNQSIPQPPPRKIKRPKRKMYREEPTSIMNAIKLRPRQVLCDKCKNSVVAEKKEIRKGSSASDSSKYEDKKRKNESVTTVNKKLKTDHKVDGKNQNESQRRNTVVKVSSIAHSRGRVVKVSAQANTSKAQLSTKKVLQSKNMDHAKAREVLKIAKEKAQKKQSETSTSKNAHSKVHFTRRYQSPSSGSLPPRVRLKPQRYRNEENDSSLKTGLEKIRSGKMAPKPQSRCTSTRSAGEAPSENQSPSKGPEEASSEVQDTNDMLVPGERDEPQTLGKKGSKSSISVYMTLNQKKPDSSSASVCSIDSTDDLKSSNSECSSSESFDFPPGSMHAPSTSSTSSSSKEEKKLSNSLKMKVFSKNVSKCVTPDGRTICVGDIVWAKIYGFPWWPARILTITVSRKDSGLLVRQEARISWFGSPTTSFLALSQLSPFLENFQSRFNKKRKGLYRKAITEAAKAAKQLTPEVRALLTQFET
- the PWWP2A gene encoding PWWP domain-containing protein 2A isoform X7; the encoded protein is MAAVAAEAAATAASPGEGGAGEAEPEMEPIPGSEAGTDPLPVTATEASVPDGEADGQQSSPQADEPPLPPPPPPPGELSRSPEAAGPELEAEEKLPARVAEPAAAAPQGGPELPPSPAPQPEQPPAPEERQEPPLPQPAAPALVPPAGGDSAVSQLIPGSEVRVTLDHIIEDALVVSFRLGEKLFSGVLMDLSKRFGPHGIPVTVFPKREYKDKPEAMQLQSNTFQEGTEVKREVNGAVPDDPSPVSPPEPSLAESLWTCKPPPLFHEGAPYPPPLFIRDTYNQSIPQPPPRKIKRPKRKMYREEPTSIMNAIKLRPRQVLCDKCKNSVVAEKKEIRKGSSASDSSKYEDKKRKNESVTTVNKKLKTDHKVDGKNQNESQRRNTVVKVSSIAHSRGRVVKVSAQANTSKAQLSTKKVLQSKNMDHAKAREVLKIAKEKAQKKQSETSTSKNAHSKVHFTRRYQSPSSGSLPPRVRLKPQRYRNEENDSSLKTGLEKIRSGKMAPKPQSRCTSTRSAGLNKWQLLHQTVTSPAAPLQCLTDHCGFRLGALKLTVKRAGLSVLSPATK
- the PWWP2A gene encoding PWWP domain-containing protein 2A isoform X1, producing MAAVAAEAAATAASPGEGGAGEAEPEMEPIPGSEAGTDPLPVTATEASVPDGEADGQQSSPQADEPPLPPPPPPPGELSRSPEAAGPELEAEEKLPARVAEPAAAAPQGGPELPPSPAPQPEQPPAPEERQEPPLPQPAAPALVPPAGGDSAVSQLIPGSEVRVTLDHIIEDALVVSFRLGEKLFSGVLMDLSKRFGPHGIPVTVFPKREYKDKPEAMQLQSNTFQEGTEVKREVNGAVPDDPSPVSPPEPSLAESLWTCKPPPLFHEGAPYPPPLFIRDTYNQSIPQPPPRKIKRPKRKMYREEPTSIMNAIKLRPRQVLCDKCKNSVVAEKKEIRKGSSASDSSKYEDKKRKNESVTTVNKKLKTDHKVDGKNQNESQRRNTVVKVSSIAHSRGRVVKVSAQANTSKAQLSTKKVLQSKNMDHAKAREVLKIAKEKAQKKQSETSTSKNAHSKVHFTRRYQSPSSGSLPPRVRLKPQRYRNEENDSSLKTGLEKIRSGKMAPKPQSRCTSTRSAGEAPSENQSPSKGPEEASSEVQDTNDMLVPGERDEPQTLGKKGSKSSISVYMTLNQKKPDSSSASVCSIDSTDDLKSSNSECSSSESFDFPPGSMHAPSTSSTSSSSKEEKKLSNSLKMKVFSKNVSKCVTPDGRTICVGDIVWAKIYGFPWWPARILTITVSRKDSGLLVRQEARISWFGSPTTSFLALSQLSPFLENFQSRFNKKRKGLYRKAITEAAKAAKQLTPEVRALLTQFET